One Gossypium hirsutum isolate 1008001.06 chromosome A11, Gossypium_hirsutum_v2.1, whole genome shotgun sequence genomic window carries:
- the LOC107959481 gene encoding uncharacterized protein, giving the protein MEKRLRSSLKSSAGDFLSYAVKLSLKSSKSALKTLVHSIPPSSPLSSTLPPCLHLSISNSILSFQNGPTHPEADSSRSPPAKRSRRSTRSSNPGDNQPNNNSETLRVLAYITGLCVSHPRNTFQHSELIASIRSLHDSIILFESDPGLSYEIACLCEDWWKQNLPEKDTLISQTLPFLLSKSLTLKKKVDVHKVYSLREAFNSFDFEDESIEDLKLLLIRCVIEPLYLKSDEGKRFVAFTFGLSLQFLKECLAMIKAQIPFGRKSMLEAYGEIVFKGWKGVEGELKREIEAGFLMGLVEGAIHARSKGLGSSIRRVLGGFINQRTVDGVEKLLFRLAEPVIFRSLQVTNSNVRQNALHLLLDLFPFEDPDSTKEAKDTLLDRQFFLLERLIMDDCPDVRVIAVEGCFRILHLFWEVIPPPTITKMITKIFDEMAFDACHEVRLSTLNGIIYLLGNPQSHEILKVLLPRLGHLMLDNVLSVRVAMVDLLLLLKDIRTFQFNKVIGLEVLLNKLASDQSPVAQKIIRLLMPSYFPARLDVEEACDRCVTLMKRSPLAGARFCEFALSEGASPKSMMELVKVFISLLLSNAKLEEPVVEGLLVASANLCRSLANERNQQDVLKELFSGERVKRLLAVASTAHARSTVFDMLSTTASDDVAGLLGDCMSLITDCSDLSENLEKQAEVRSAHKLLISCHAFDNMFEAQTRLLQKTAYRCHIKFDTQAPKQNVSPAKRKKSKSSSKTSVKWKHVGGKKSSNFKDDYSVAVGVSWQIKDMLSSEDARKAMMGSQALELPFLALKVISEVSIVQCEYYEYMDPYPVLAYTALALYMAVQNATTESGTKKDDRINSSGLISKAMLDQVLDHLLDCTDKLFEAGDSEKNGKSLQKSKQDNSKSATRLGQKRREPQIDASSSNTNGSAYAKQKQTSKKVKMFTTVLKFIIDSIAMGFASRNHTRCLRFTSSYVQYIISCLRQLSKDKSQLKEEKSKECFMCVKSSFSYAFKLLNLVHNAATEASPAPVESFYLANDLLDLIISGELFLGSTYAAQLVAAAKPWLPDLILALGSTSMHERSIERPYLTALDHIKLHFPSWPLILAKIELAEMSEHDDLEEDDRVSEPEFTEFKKLMGIIISLLKGNRSILDAVGVIFLATSVVGLDRKDFCLLLGLLNFICLKLIGQEDREWRGLDMMLVSLPDMYPRIEREIEEQDEEDESHDRLTNARALLEPVWFYHVYETQRFSEVE; this is encoded by the exons ATGGAGAAAAGGCTCCGCTCCTCCCTGAAGTCCTCTGCCGGGGACTTCCTCTCATACGCCGTCAAACTATCCCTTAAATCTTCAAAATCAGCTCTCAAAACTCTCGTCCACTCCATTCCTCCTTCTTCCCCTCTCTCATCCACTCTCCCGCCTTGTCTTCACCTCTCTATCTCCAACTCAATTCTCTCCTTCCAAAACGGACCAACCCACCCTGAAGCTGACTCCTCCCGTTCCCCGCCCGCCAAACGCTCCCGCCGCTCGACCCGAAGCTCCAACCCTGGAGACAACCAACCAAACAACAATAGCGAAACCCTCCGCGTTCTCGCTTATATCACCGGCTTATGCGTTTCGCATCCCCGGAACACGTTTCAACACTCCGAGTTAATCGCATCCATCCGTTCCTTGCACGATAGCATCATCCTTTTCGAGTCGGATCCGGGTTTATCTTACGAAATAGCGTGTTTATGTGAAGATTGGTGGAAACAGAACTTACCAGAAAAGGACACCCTCATTTCGCAAACGTTGCCCTTTTTGCTCTCGAAGTCGTTAACTTTGAAGAAAAAAGTGGATGTTCACAAAGTTTATTCGCTCCGCGAGGCCTTCAATTCCTTCGATTTTGAAGACGAAAGCATCGAAGATCTGAAGCTGTTATTAATCCGATGTGTCATCGAGCCTTTGTATTTGAAATCGGATGAAGGAAAGAGATTCGTGGCGTTTACATTTGGGTTAAGTTTGCAGTTTTTGAAGGAATGTTTGGCGATGATTAAAGCACAGATTCCGTTTGGTAGGAAATCCATGTTGGAAGCTTACGGAGAGATCGTGTTTAAGGGATGGAAAGGGGTTGAAGGAGAACTGAAAAGGGAAATTGAAGCCGGGTTCTTGATGGGTTTAGTTGAAGGAGCCATACATGCAAGATCGAAAGGTTTGGGAAGTAGTATTAGGAGGGTTTTAGGCGGCTTTATTAATCAGAGAACAGTTGATGGAGTTGAGAAGTTGCTTTTTAGACTAGCTGAGCCTGTGATTTTCCGTTCTTTACAG GTTACAAATTCAAATGTTCGCCAAAATGCATTGCATTTACTTCTAGACTTGTTCCCTTTTGAAGACCCTGATTCCACTAAAGAGGCTAAAGATACATTGCTGGATAGACAGTTTTTTTTGTTGGAGAGATTGATCATGGATGATTGTCCTGACGTGAGAGTTATTGCTGTAGAAGGTTGTTTTCGCATTCTCCATTTGTTTTGGGAAGTAATACCTCCACCTACCATTACAAAGATGATCACAaaaatttttgatgaaatggCATTTGACGCTTGCCATGAAGTTAGGCTTTCCACATTGAATGGCATTATATATTTGCTTGGCAATCCACAGTCTCATGAAATTCTTAAAGTGCTTCTGCCAAGACTGGGGCATCTGATGTTAGATAATGTTCTTTCAGTAAGAGTTGCTATGGTAGATCTCCTTCTTCTTTTAAAGGACATACGAACTTTCCAATTTAATAAG gTGATTGGTTTAGAAGTCTTGTTGAATAAACTTGCAAGTGACCAATCTCCGGTTGCTCAGAAAATTATAAGACTGCTTATGCCATCATACTTTCCTGCAAGACTAGACGTTGAGGAGGCATGCGATCGCTGTGTCACACTTATGAAACGGTCTCCACTTGCTGGAGCTAGGTTTTGTGAGTTTGCTTTATCAGAAGGAGCATCTCCTAAATCTATGATGGAACTTGTCAAGGTTTTCATCAGCTTACTGTTGTCAAATGCTAAACTTGAAGAACCGGTGGTTGAGGGTTTACTGGTTGCATCAGCCAATCTTTGCAGGAGCCTAGCAAATGAGCGAAATCAGCAGGATGTCCTTAAAGAGTTGTTTTCTGGTGAAAGAGTTAAGCGTTTATTAGCTGTTGCATCGACTGCTCATGCTAGGTCTACTGTTTTTGACATGTTATCCACCACTGCTTCAGATGATGTAGCTGGGCTCCTTGGAGATTGCATGAGCCTAATCactgattgtagtgatttatccGAAAATTTGGAAAAACAGGCTGAAGTGAGGTCTGCCCACAAATTATTGATATCATGTCATGCCTTTGATAATATGTTTGAGGCTCAAACAAGGCTCTTGCAAAAAACTGCCTATCGTTGCCATATTAAATTTGACACACAAGCACCAAAACAGAATGTTTCTCctgcaaaaagaaagaaatcaaagtCTTCATCAAAAACTTCTGTTAAATGGAAACATGTTGGAGGAAAAAAGTCATCCAATTTCAAGGATGATTATTCAGTTGCTGTTGGAGTATCGTGGCAGATAAAAGATATGCTTTCTTCCGAGGATGCTCGGAAAGCTATGATGGGTTCTCAAGCTTTGGAACTGCCATTCCTTGCTTTAAAGGTTATCTCTGAGGTCAGCATTGTCCAATGTGAGTATTATGAGTATATGGATCCATATCCAGTTTTGGCATATACAGCTCTTGCTCTGTATATGGCTGTTCAAAATGCTACCACTGAATCTGGTACAAAGAAGGATGATCGGATCAACTCCTCAGGTTTAATTTCAAAG GCAATGCTAGACCAGGTATTGGATCACCTGCTTGATTGTACAGATAAGCTGTTTGAGGCAGGTGACTCGGAAAAGAATGGTAAATCACTTCAAAAATCTAAGCAGGACAACAGCAAGAGCGCCACACGTCTTGGGCAGAAACGGAGAGAACCTCAAATAGATGCctctagctctaataccaatg GATCTGCCTACGCCAAACAAAAACAGACATCAAAGAAGGTGAAGATGTTCACAACAGTTCTCAAGTTCATCATTGATTCTATTGCAATGGGTTTTGCTTCTCGTAACCATACTAGGTGCTTGAGGTTTACATCATCATACGTTCAATACATCATCTCTTGCTTAAGGCAGCTATCTAAAGATAAATCCCAGTTGAAGGAAGAGAAATCAAAGGAATGCTTTATGTGTGTGAAGAGCTCTTTCAGCTATGCATTTAAGTTACTGAATCTAGTCCATAATGCTGCCACTGAAGCTTCACCTGCACCAGTGGAGTCCTTTTATCTAGCCAATGATTTGCTTGATCTGATCATCTCAGGTGAATTGTTTTTGGGTTCTACTTATGCTGCTCAACTTGTTGCAGCAGCAAAGCCTTGGCTCCCTGATTTGATTCTGGCACTAGGTTCTACAAGTATGCACGAGCGGAGCATAGAGAGACCATATTTGACTGCATTGGATCACATTAAGCTCCATTTTCCATCATGGCCCCTAATTTTGGCAAAGATCGAGCTTGCTGAAATGAGTGAACATGATGATCTGGAAGAGGATGATAGAGTTTCTGAACCAGAATTCACCGAGTTCAAGAAACTCATGGGAATTATCATTTCATTGTTAAAGGGAAATCGCAGCATACTGGATGCAGTTGGCGTTATCTTCTTGGCAACCTCAGTTGTTGGGCTAGATAGGAAGGACTTTTGTCTGCTACTTGGACTGCTAAACTTTATTTGTCTGAAGTTGATTGGACAAGAAGACCGCGAATGGCGTGGACTTGACATGATGCTGGTTTCTCTGCCGGACATGTATCCTCGTATTGAGCGAGAGATCGAAGAacaagatgaagaagatgaaagccATGATAGGTTAACTAACGCCAGAGCATTGCTTGAACCTGTTTGGTTCTATCATGTTTATGAAACTCAAAGGTTTTCAGAGGTCGAATAA
- the LOC107899353 gene encoding sugar transporter ERD6-like 7 isoform X1: protein MFVVGSFVHWRTLALLATILALLQLLLLFFIPESPQWLAKFGCEKELEAALLCLRGDKADISYEAIEIKDYVESLKSFSSEGILDIFQKNYVRPLLTVAGVLVLMNLGRINALTYYSGAIFVSADIEGAAEDSISSSWKSQGLALLQMERYLMLHSMVIHLSQNLNFVVWKQGFVATLCTSFFNHDG from the exons ATGTTTGTTGTTGGTTCCTTTGTCCATTGGCGAACATTGGCTTTGTTAG CCACAATTCTCGCTCTGCTTCAACTCCTACTTCTCTTCTTCATACCAGAATCTCCTCAATGGCTG GCAAAATTTGGTTGTGAGAAAGAGCTTGAAGCCGCTTTGTTGTGCCTCAGGGGAGATAAAGCTGATATTTCTTATGAAGCAATTGAAATAAAA GATTATGTAGAATCTCTTAAAAGTTTCTCGAGTGAAGGAATTTTAGACATATTTCAAAAGAATTATGTTCGGCCATTACTT ACTGTTGCTGGAGTGTTGGTCCTGATGAATTTGGGAAGAATCAATGCACTTACATATTATTCTGGTGCTATTTTTGTCTCAGCTG ATATTGAAGGTGCGGCAGAggattcaatctcttcaagctggAAAAGCCAAGGCTTAGCACTTCTTCAAATGGAACGTTATTTAATGTTGCATTCCATGGTCATTCATCTTAGTCAGAACTTGAATTTTGTGGTATGGAAACAGGGTTTTGTAGCTACCTTGTGTACCAGCTTCTTTAACCATGATGGTTAA
- the LOC107899353 gene encoding sugar transporter ERD6-like 5 isoform X2: MFVVGSFVHWRTLALLATILALLQLLLLFFIPESPQWLAKFGCEKELEAALLCLRGDKADISYEAIEIKDYVESLKSFSSEGILDIFQKNYVRPLLTVAGVLVLMNLGRINALTYYSGAIFVSAGVSSMVGLITLAATQILKVRQRIQSLQAGKAKA; the protein is encoded by the exons ATGTTTGTTGTTGGTTCCTTTGTCCATTGGCGAACATTGGCTTTGTTAG CCACAATTCTCGCTCTGCTTCAACTCCTACTTCTCTTCTTCATACCAGAATCTCCTCAATGGCTG GCAAAATTTGGTTGTGAGAAAGAGCTTGAAGCCGCTTTGTTGTGCCTCAGGGGAGATAAAGCTGATATTTCTTATGAAGCAATTGAAATAAAA GATTATGTAGAATCTCTTAAAAGTTTCTCGAGTGAAGGAATTTTAGACATATTTCAAAAGAATTATGTTCGGCCATTACTT ACTGTTGCTGGAGTGTTGGTCCTGATGAATTTGGGAAGAATCAATGCACTTACATATTATTCTGGTGCTATTTTTGTCTCAGCTG GTGTATCTAGCATGGTTGGGCTCATCACACTAGCTGCTACTCAG ATATTGAAGGTGCGGCAGAggattcaatctcttcaagctggAAAAGCCAAGGCTTAG